CCTACGCGATGACCGGTGGCATGCCGGGCCTCCCGCCGGAGCTTCACCCCTTTGCTGTCGGTATGGCTCTCGTCGACCCGTGCGCGATCAGCGGCTGGGCAGCGCTCAACCACCATGGACTGACCGAGCAGATCCCGCGCGTCATCGGTCTGACCACACCCAAGCGCGTCGCCACGCCCGCCATGCGTGGCGCGGTGCAGACGGCGCCCTCGAACTGGCGCGTAGCCGAGCACGACTTCGAGCTGGTGTCGGTCGTTCCCGCCCACTTCTTCGGATATGAAGAGACCTGGATGGGCGAAGCGCGGGTGAAGATCTTCGATCGCGAGCGAGCACTGCTCGACTGCTTCGCACTGCCGCGGAAGTTTGGTGGTGTCTCCGAGGGCCTTGCGATCGTGGAGCAGCATCTTCGCGAGCTCGACGTCGCGCGTCTCGTCGCGCATGCACAACGCTACGACAAGGACGCCGCGATCAAGCGCATCGGGTACGCGCTCGAGATCGTCGGC
This sequence is a window from Pseudomonadota bacterium. Protein-coding genes within it:
- a CDS encoding type IV toxin-antitoxin system AbiEi family antitoxin domain-containing protein codes for the protein MGDRPTAEPYEAMALLRSLADRGQAVFTVSDARAVAGEAGVAPSYLNVVLRRLREGGWIQRIKRGTYAMTGGMPGLPPELHPFAVGMALVDPCAISGWAALNHHGLTEQIPRVIGLTTPKRVATPAMRGAVQTAPSNWRVAEHDFELVSVVPAHFFGYEETWMGEARVKIFDRERALLDCFALPRKFGGVSEGLAIVEQHLRELDVARLVAHAQRYDKDAAIKRIGYALEIVGADPSEIDPLRRRPVKGYRLLDPTKPKRGRRDGRWALQDNLRPDAPR